One Misgurnus anguillicaudatus chromosome 22, ASM2758022v2, whole genome shotgun sequence DNA segment encodes these proteins:
- the pheta1 gene encoding sesquipedalian-1: MKLNERSVAHYATCNSPPDKTGFLYKKGERNTAYHRRWFVLKGNMLFYFDEKESREPIGVIVLEGCTVELCESESEEFAFAIKFECTKAKVYKMSAENQAAMESWVKALSRASFDYMRLVVKELERQLEEVQEEARSLQAKNKLKKQGAATGLRTAAPAIQNAFVVGSEEEGLFLSGSSTRENGVTWNKPTSMANGISKGCAWEEDNNGKGDGLRPPPVPPRRKTNGGLLESPVSPDTECFSKLHDWYGKEVAELRIEWLQSQKTSALNALNA; encoded by the coding sequence ATGAAGCTCAACGAGAGAAGTGTGGCACATTATGCCACGTGCAATTCCCCTCCAGACAAAACAGGCTTCCTCTATAAAAAAGGGGAACGGAACACTGCTTACCACCGACGCTGGTTTGTCCTTAAGGGCAACATGCTCTTCTACTTCGACGAGAAGGAAAGCCGAGAGCCTATCGGGGTCATCGTCCTGGAAGGCTGTACGGTGGAGCTCTGCGAGTCCGAATCGGAAGAGTTCGCCTTCGCCATTAAATTCGAGTGCACCAAGGCGAAGGTGTACAAGATGTCCGCAGAAAACCAGGCCGCTATGGAGTCGTGGGTCAAGGCTCTGTCGCGGGCTAGTTTTGACTACATGCGCCTGGTGGTGAAAGAGTTGGAGAGGCAGCTGGAAGAGGTACAAGAAGAAGCGAGATCTTTGCAGGCGAAGAACAAGCTAAAGAAACAAGGAGCCGCGACAGGCCTCCGAACGGCTGCTCCAGCCATACAAAATGCTTTCGTCGTGGGGTCAGAAGAAGAGGGGCTTTTTCTTTCAGGGAGTTCCACTAGAGAGAACGGGGTGACTTGGAATAAGCCCACAAGCATGGCTAATGGGATCAGCAAGGGTTGCGCCTGGGAGGAGGACAACAACGGGAAGGGTGATGGACTGAGACCACCTCCGGTACCTCCACGGAGAAAAACCAATGGCGGGTTACTGGAGAGCCCCGTTTCACCCGACACAGAGTGCTTCTCCAAACTGCATGACTGGTACGGTAAAGAGGTGGCTGAACTTAGGATTGAGTGGCTTCAGAGCCAAAAAACCTCTGCCTTAAATGCCTTAAATGCTTGA